The Salvia splendens isolate huo1 chromosome 21, SspV2, whole genome shotgun sequence genome includes a window with the following:
- the LOC121783822 gene encoding syntaxin-132-like, giving the protein MNDLLTDSFVGDAKGNTSRESDIEMGPRLPRSNSDVALESFHKQIQEIEKHVDKLSGLLQNLKEANEESKSVTKASSMKAIRKRMEKDVDEVGKIARGIKVKIETMNKDNLTNRQKPGCGKGTAVDRSRTNMTSALMKKFRDLMTEFQTLRQRIEEEYREVVERRVVTVTGSRPDEETINTLIETGNSEQIFQQAMQQSGRGQVMNTLEEIQERHDAVKEIEKKLLGLHQIYLDMAVLVEAQGDILDNIESQVNLFSQTCNDVI; this is encoded by the exons ATGAACGATCTTCTCACG GACTCGTTCGTTGGAGATGCCAAAGGCAACACGTCCAGAGAATCCGACATCGAGATGGGCCCTCGGCTTCCTAGGAGTAACTCTGATGTGGCTCTGGAATCCTTCCATAAGCAG ATACAAGAGATCGAGAAGCATGTGGACAAGCTCTCCGGTTTGCTACAGAACCTTAAG GAAGCGAACGAGGAGTCAAAATCGGTTACAAAAGCATCTTCAATGAAAG CTATCAGGAAACGGATGGAGAAAGATGTCGATGAAGTGGGAAAGATAGCACGCGGTATAAAAGTGAAAATCGAGACAATGAACAAAGAT AACTTAACTAACCGGCAGAAGCCTGGCTGCGGAAAGGGAACAGCCGTTGATAGGTCAAGAACAAACATGACAAG CGCCTTGATGAAGAAATTTAGAGACCTCATGACTGAGTTTCAG ACATTGAGACAGAGGATTGAAGAGGAGTATCGCGAGGTTGTTGAGCGACGAGTAGTAACAG TTACTGGAAGTAGACCGGATGAAGAG ACTATCAATACTCTCATTGAAACCGGAAACAGTGAACAGATATTCCAGCAAGCGATGCAACAATCCGGACGAGGCCAG GTGATGAACACTTTGGAGGAGATTCAAGAGAGGCACGATGCTGTAAAGGAGATCGAGAAGAAGCTTCTCGGCCTTCATCAG ATTTACTTAGATATGGCCGTGCTAGTCGAAGCTCAAGGAGACATTTTGGACAACATTGAGAGCCAGGTTAATTTGTTTTCCCAAACTTGTAATGATGTTATATGA